A single window of Stomatohabitans albus DNA harbors:
- a CDS encoding Fpg/Nei family DNA glycosylase, whose product MTQLPEAELIFREMEKELAGKRIKDVWVAGAKFVREPSTMKAFVAGIQGAKIGEVTRRGTAILIELDGDRVLVILPGDRARMVRHTANAKATETVRLTMSFSTGGSVHYSDLNSDGQFLLIDTERLDAIPEFQNLGLDPLDEPIPWPVFSADLEARKRPLLEVLVDTSFIVGIGEIYANEVLFRAGLHPLRMSDTLSNQEVRRLHRSVLELVNDAIKAGGIDVLVEGDPDAFLPFDELELIEVYGRAGQPDTRSRATIERFELEGGLTAFASSAQS is encoded by the coding sequence GTGACCCAATTACCTGAAGCAGAGTTGATTTTCCGTGAGATGGAGAAGGAATTAGCCGGTAAACGGATCAAAGATGTGTGGGTCGCCGGTGCAAAGTTTGTGCGTGAACCCTCTACGATGAAAGCGTTTGTGGCCGGTATCCAAGGCGCGAAGATCGGTGAAGTGACACGGCGTGGCACGGCGATTCTCATTGAACTCGACGGTGACCGGGTCCTTGTTATTCTGCCGGGTGATCGTGCCCGCATGGTGCGCCATACTGCGAATGCGAAAGCGACGGAGACGGTTCGTCTTACGATGAGTTTTTCAACTGGTGGTTCGGTTCACTACAGTGACTTAAATAGTGATGGGCAGTTCCTTCTCATCGATACTGAGCGGCTCGATGCTATCCCCGAGTTTCAGAATCTTGGGCTTGACCCACTTGATGAGCCAATACCATGGCCCGTTTTTAGCGCCGATCTTGAAGCCCGTAAACGTCCACTTCTTGAGGTCTTGGTTGATACCAGCTTTATTGTTGGGATTGGTGAGATCTACGCGAATGAGGTGCTATTTCGGGCAGGTTTACATCCGTTGCGGATGTCCGATACCCTCAGCAATCAAGAAGTCCGTCGGTTACATCGCAGTGTGCTTGAACTCGTTAATGATGCCATTAAAGCGGGCGGTATTGATGTTCTTGTCGAGGGAGACCCCGATGCCTTTCTACCCTTTGATGAGTTAGAACTCATTGAGGTTTACGGTCGGGCTGGTCAACCCGATACCCGAAGTCGCGCGACCATCGAACGCTTTGAGCTTGAGGGTGGGCTGACTGCCTTCGCGTCAAGCGCGCAGAGTTAA
- the rnc gene encoding ribonuclease III, which yields MSNSTRTPQEAALEASLGVRFSDLSLLRLALTHRSYAFELGLDHDNERLEFLGDSILGVTITSELYNRLPDAREGRLAKIRAATVSTKSLAKVAALIDLGQAVRLGVGEQKTGGAAKPSILADTMEAVIGALYLDQGLEVVRPVILNLFEPLLRDIATRNASLDYKTSLQELVASTQPEQPTYLISERGPDHEKEFTATVVVAGEELGWGTGPSKKQAEQLAAAQAYITLNTRLRSA from the coding sequence TGAGTAATTCAACCCGTACACCGCAAGAAGCTGCCTTAGAGGCCAGCCTTGGCGTGCGGTTTTCTGACCTTTCACTGCTCCGGCTTGCCCTGACACACCGTTCGTATGCGTTTGAACTTGGTCTCGATCACGACAACGAACGGTTGGAGTTTCTTGGTGATTCAATCCTCGGAGTAACGATCACGAGTGAACTGTATAACCGTCTCCCTGATGCGCGAGAAGGCCGTCTGGCTAAGATTCGCGCCGCCACGGTGTCTACCAAGAGTTTAGCGAAAGTGGCTGCGCTTATTGATCTCGGCCAAGCGGTTCGCCTTGGGGTTGGGGAGCAAAAAACAGGGGGTGCAGCCAAGCCCTCTATCTTGGCTGACACGATGGAAGCGGTTATCGGTGCCCTCTACCTCGACCAGGGGTTAGAGGTTGTTCGCCCGGTCATCTTGAATCTCTTTGAACCGTTGCTCCGTGACATTGCGACGCGCAATGCAAGTTTGGACTACAAGACCAGTCTGCAAGAACTCGTCGCTTCAACCCAGCCAGAGCAGCCCACCTATCTCATCAGTGAACGCGGTCCGGACCATGAAAAGGAGTTCACGGCCACCGTTGTTGTTGCAGGTGAGGAACTGGGGTGGGGAACTGGTCCAAGTAAAAAACAAGCTGAGCAGCTCGCGGCTGCACAGGCCTACATCACCTTGAATACCCGGCTTCGCAGTGCTTAA